A section of the Streptomyces sp. SCL15-4 genome encodes:
- a CDS encoding non-ribosomal peptide synthetase produces the protein MSTSPSSRTELLQRRLRGLTKKRQDGIAPVARDGALPLSFAQHRMWVLDQLQPGGTEYLVPLLLRLPGPVDPVALRRALDALAARHEVLRTRYPAVDDEPVLVIDEPGPIALTTVDLRAADDQDGGPGEALARAERRLAELVAEDGRRPFDLAAEHPVRALLVRLGDEAHALLLTLHHIATDGWSESVLLGELDQLYEAFAAGRPAPSQPAGPQYADFAAWQREHLSGDRLAAQLAYWRTTLAGLTPLALPTDRPRGPVRDPAGATASFTIPAELVERLVELGRGEGATPFMVFLAAFQLLLGRSCGQRDVVVGTPVAGRDRAETQAMVGLFANTVALRTDLSGAPSFLELLGRVRETALGAFTHQETPFERLVDELAPERDPSRNPIFQVVFQLTAHTPAEPGALRAELRPVDWRTAKFDLGLALGSTAEGTVTGQLEYATALFDEATIHRTIARYLRLLADIVADPGKPIDRLELLPDAERALLTSWSGSGRSHAVQRTLPEVFEYWAGRTPDAPAVGCDGVSLSYGELNARANRLAHRLRALGAGPEELVGVRFERGLDLVVALLGVLKSGAGYLPLDPAQPADRLGFILADAGVTTLVADRRTGEEAVTTLLLGEDDRLWPDTDPVPLASPGNTAYVIYTSGSTGAPKGVQVTHANVLRLLDSCRQDFGFGPEDVWTLFHSYAFDFSVWELWGALLNGGRVVVVPFAVSRSPQDFLDLLVTERVTVLNQTPSAFRGLQEAVALAGLRPEALAVRTVVFGGEALDVTELAPWFRRFGDQRPSLVNMYGITETTVHVTYRPIRAGEEAGARRSPIGRPLGDLRLYLLDADLNQVPIGVPGQLHVSGPGLARGYLGRPGLTAERFLPDPFATVPGSRMYRTGDLARYGADGELEFLGRVDEQVKIRGHRIEPGEIEAVLGSLPEVESSLVIAHRRPGEREARLVAYVAPRAGHSVEVAELRARLGRKLPGYMVPAVFVPLDAFPMTANGKIDRRALPAPEAHGARGAGEYVNPRTWTEQIVAETWAEVLGLPKVGALDNFFELGGDSIRAIKVIGALRRRGIDLTVQNLLVHQSVEGLAGFAETAAPGGPASAEEERVAPFALLSPADRAALPPGLVDAYPLAMVQAAMVYQMLADRDESPYHNITLFPFIDDAPFSLPALREAAAQLTGRHEILRTSFDLTGFSEPLQLVHAEAVAQVGYDDLRGLDEEQARAELERFTAEARRAPFDIGEAPMLRFHVHQTTDDRWTFSFIECHAILDGWSHHSLIDELMSDYRAIRDGRTPAEPAAHTVRFADHVALERRSLASAEDREFWRAQVAGFERVALPSAWAADPRSGERPFQVTVPFRDLEPGLRRLAATAGVPLKSVLFAAHLKAMATISGSHRFHSGLVCNGRLETDGGELVRGMHLNTLPLGVELTGATWSELAGQVFTAEVEAWPHRRFPLPEMQRAWGEGTPLVDVAFTYLDFHVLDSRQIDSGKVVDVSPNEFALDVWTFPGVVFISGRPERISRAGGRRLAALYRRILEAMAADPLGDARGSVLGAEEHARLAEFATGPAAAYPDACLHQLFEAQAERTPRATALRCADGSTVDYAALNARANRLARRLGELGVGQESRVGVLLRRGPELVVALLAVLKAGAGYLPLDPGHPAARLTGLVAETGARVVVTETALAGLLTASSAEPLLVDRDPGIAAQDPDNPGLPVTPESLAYVIYTSGSTGTPKGVMIEHRNLVNYVCWCLDGYRPLGGTGAPLYSSMAFDLPVTSLFPALLSGQPVTLTEDDGTPGIDALVAELERGRFGLLKLTPSHLALLNQTLSPRALRRAAGRLIAGGEELTREMVSRWAEHAPDTVVDNEYGPTETTVGCSRLEGTPGELPAGVLPIGRPFANTTMRVLDRDLGLVPVGVVGELYIGGAQVARGYAERPGLTAERFVPDPYAARPGERLYRSGDLARYREDGVLEFAGRADHQLKIRGYRIEPGEVEAALRREARVREVAVHVISTPAGERELAAYLVPAGGGTLDPVALRDRLAQVLPAHLVPSRYLVLDELPMTASGKIDLARLPKDTQPVSGRPYRAPRTAVENILARAWAAVLKREQVGIDDSFTELGGHSLTVMQVITKLRAEYGYKLSFQDFYRHRTVAELAAVVTGDKTAEDTGDPDGPGGAQARAADSIVWLRRTGSRPPLFCVHPGSAHWFAELADHLDPDQPVAAFEWPGLSRPCPAPKSVEQVAELNLAELRRIAPSGPYHLLGWCGGSQITTEMARRLHAAGEEVTFLLLDPALDTYERENMHEFVRRFERAEAAFAQLTDAARSGAGPERVAELRQRAGDLLNGILDDGEVAPPEPGDDFWPGRVRVWRELLQTRLAYRHTPYEGRLHLLAGDDVAAGEHEVAEGVSFADFTARWRELASGGLTVHRVGGDHLGVLKAPHVAEVAAVLSGLLAGEQR, from the coding sequence ATGAGTACGAGCCCGAGCTCCCGCACGGAGCTGCTGCAGCGGCGGCTGCGCGGCTTGACGAAGAAGCGGCAGGACGGGATCGCCCCCGTCGCCCGGGACGGCGCTCTCCCGCTGTCGTTCGCGCAGCACCGGATGTGGGTGCTCGACCAGCTCCAGCCGGGCGGCACCGAGTACCTCGTGCCGCTGCTGCTGCGCCTGCCCGGCCCGGTCGACCCGGTGGCGCTGCGGCGGGCCCTGGACGCGCTGGCGGCCCGGCACGAGGTGCTGCGCACCCGCTATCCCGCGGTGGACGACGAGCCGGTCCTGGTGATCGACGAACCGGGACCGATCGCCCTGACCACCGTGGACCTGCGCGCCGCGGACGACCAGGACGGCGGCCCCGGCGAGGCCCTCGCGCGGGCCGAGCGGCGGCTCGCCGAACTGGTGGCCGAGGACGGCCGGCGCCCCTTCGACCTGGCGGCCGAGCATCCGGTCCGGGCGCTGCTCGTCCGGCTCGGCGACGAAGCCCACGCGCTGCTGCTGACCCTGCACCACATCGCCACCGACGGATGGTCCGAGAGCGTGCTGCTCGGCGAACTCGACCAGCTCTACGAGGCCTTCGCCGCCGGGCGGCCCGCGCCTTCGCAACCGGCCGGCCCGCAGTACGCGGACTTCGCCGCCTGGCAGCGCGAGCACCTCTCCGGTGACCGCCTGGCGGCCCAGCTCGCCTACTGGCGCACCACCCTGGCCGGCCTCACTCCGCTGGCGCTGCCCACCGACCGGCCGCGCGGCCCGGTCCGGGACCCCGCAGGCGCCACCGCGTCCTTCACCATCCCGGCCGAACTGGTCGAGCGACTCGTCGAGTTGGGACGAGGCGAGGGCGCGACCCCGTTCATGGTGTTCCTGGCCGCCTTCCAGCTGCTGCTCGGCCGCAGCTGCGGTCAGCGCGACGTGGTGGTCGGTACCCCGGTGGCGGGCCGGGACCGGGCCGAGACGCAGGCCATGGTCGGCCTGTTCGCCAACACGGTGGCACTGCGCACCGATCTGTCCGGTGCCCCGTCCTTCCTCGAACTCCTCGGCCGGGTCCGGGAGACCGCCCTCGGCGCGTTCACCCACCAGGAGACGCCGTTCGAACGACTGGTGGACGAGCTGGCGCCCGAGCGCGACCCCTCTCGCAACCCGATCTTCCAGGTGGTCTTCCAGCTGACCGCCCACACCCCGGCCGAGCCGGGCGCGCTGCGCGCCGAGCTGCGGCCGGTGGACTGGCGCACCGCCAAGTTCGACCTCGGCCTGGCGCTCGGCAGCACCGCCGAGGGCACGGTCACCGGCCAACTGGAATACGCCACCGCGCTGTTCGACGAGGCCACGATCCACCGGACGATCGCGCGCTACCTGCGGCTGCTGGCCGACATCGTCGCCGACCCGGGCAAGCCGATCGACCGGCTGGAACTGCTGCCGGACGCCGAACGCGCGCTCCTCACCTCCTGGAGCGGCTCCGGCCGCAGCCACGCCGTCCAACGGACCCTGCCCGAGGTCTTCGAGTACTGGGCCGGCCGTACGCCCGACGCGCCCGCCGTAGGCTGCGACGGCGTCTCGCTCAGCTACGGCGAGCTGAACGCCCGGGCCAACCGCCTGGCCCACCGGCTGCGCGCGCTCGGCGCCGGTCCGGAGGAACTGGTCGGAGTACGCTTCGAGCGCGGGCTCGACCTGGTGGTGGCGTTGCTCGGCGTGCTCAAGTCCGGGGCGGGCTACCTCCCGCTGGATCCGGCACAGCCGGCCGACCGGCTCGGCTTCATCCTGGCCGACGCCGGGGTGACGACCCTGGTCGCCGACCGGCGCACGGGCGAGGAGGCCGTCACCACCCTGCTGCTCGGCGAGGACGACCGCCTCTGGCCCGACACCGACCCGGTCCCGCTCGCCAGTCCCGGCAACACCGCGTACGTCATCTACACCTCCGGCTCCACCGGAGCGCCCAAGGGCGTCCAGGTCACCCATGCCAACGTGCTGCGGCTGCTGGACTCCTGCCGGCAGGACTTCGGCTTCGGCCCCGAGGACGTGTGGACGCTCTTCCACTCCTACGCCTTCGACTTCTCGGTCTGGGAGCTCTGGGGCGCGCTGCTGAACGGCGGCCGGGTCGTCGTGGTGCCGTTCGCCGTCTCCCGCTCGCCGCAGGACTTCCTCGACCTCCTGGTCACCGAGCGGGTCACCGTGCTCAACCAGACGCCCTCGGCGTTCCGCGGTCTTCAGGAGGCGGTGGCGCTGGCCGGCCTGCGGCCCGAGGCCCTCGCCGTGCGGACCGTGGTCTTCGGCGGCGAGGCACTGGACGTCACCGAACTGGCGCCGTGGTTCCGGCGGTTCGGCGACCAGCGGCCGTCCCTGGTCAACATGTACGGCATCACCGAGACCACCGTGCACGTCACCTATCGCCCGATCCGGGCCGGCGAGGAGGCCGGCGCCCGGCGCAGCCCGATCGGCCGTCCGCTCGGCGACCTGCGGCTGTACCTGCTGGACGCCGACCTCAACCAGGTGCCGATCGGCGTCCCGGGCCAGCTCCACGTCTCCGGACCCGGCCTGGCGCGCGGATACCTGGGCCGTCCGGGCCTGACCGCCGAGCGGTTCCTGCCCGACCCGTTCGCCACCGTGCCGGGGAGCAGGATGTACCGCACCGGCGACCTGGCGCGCTACGGCGCCGACGGCGAACTGGAGTTCCTCGGCCGGGTCGACGAGCAGGTGAAGATCCGCGGCCACCGGATCGAGCCCGGCGAGATCGAGGCAGTCCTCGGCAGCCTGCCCGAGGTGGAGAGCAGCCTGGTGATCGCGCACCGCCGCCCGGGCGAGCGGGAGGCCCGGCTGGTCGCGTACGTAGCGCCACGGGCCGGCCACTCGGTCGAGGTGGCGGAGCTGCGGGCCCGGCTCGGCCGCAAACTGCCCGGCTACATGGTGCCCGCCGTCTTCGTCCCGCTGGACGCCTTCCCGATGACGGCCAACGGCAAGATCGACCGCCGGGCGCTGCCCGCCCCGGAGGCGCACGGCGCCCGCGGAGCCGGCGAGTACGTCAACCCCCGGACCTGGACCGAGCAGATCGTCGCAGAGACCTGGGCCGAGGTGCTCGGCCTGCCGAAGGTCGGCGCACTGGACAACTTCTTCGAGCTGGGCGGCGACTCGATCCGTGCGATCAAGGTGATCGGCGCGCTGCGCCGGCGCGGCATCGACCTGACGGTGCAGAACCTCCTGGTGCACCAGAGCGTCGAGGGCCTGGCCGGGTTCGCCGAGACGGCCGCGCCCGGCGGGCCGGCGAGCGCCGAGGAGGAGCGGGTCGCGCCCTTCGCGCTGCTGTCGCCCGCCGACCGCGCGGCCCTGCCGCCCGGCCTGGTCGACGCCTACCCGCTCGCGATGGTGCAGGCCGCCATGGTCTACCAGATGCTCGCCGACCGGGACGAGAGCCCGTACCACAACATCACGCTCTTCCCGTTCATCGACGACGCGCCGTTCTCGCTGCCGGCACTGCGCGAGGCGGCCGCGCAGCTCACCGGGCGGCACGAGATCCTGCGCACGAGCTTCGACCTCACCGGGTTCTCCGAGCCGCTGCAGCTCGTACACGCCGAGGCCGTCGCCCAGGTCGGCTACGACGACCTGCGCGGGCTCGACGAGGAGCAGGCGCGGGCGGAGCTGGAACGGTTCACCGCCGAGGCCCGCCGCGCCCCCTTCGACATCGGCGAGGCGCCGATGCTGCGCTTCCACGTCCACCAGACCACCGACGACCGCTGGACCTTCTCCTTCATCGAGTGCCACGCGATCCTCGACGGCTGGAGCCACCACTCGCTGATCGACGAGCTGATGAGCGACTACCGGGCGATCCGCGACGGACGGACCCCGGCCGAACCGGCCGCGCACACCGTCCGGTTCGCCGACCACGTCGCTCTGGAGCGCCGTTCGCTCGCCTCCGCCGAGGACCGGGAGTTCTGGCGGGCGCAAGTAGCCGGCTTCGAGCGGGTCGCCCTGCCGTCCGCCTGGGCCGCCGATCCGCGATCCGGCGAGCGGCCGTTCCAGGTCACCGTGCCGTTCCGGGACCTGGAGCCGGGCCTGCGCCGGCTGGCCGCCACCGCCGGCGTGCCGCTCAAGAGCGTGCTGTTCGCGGCCCACCTGAAGGCGATGGCCACGATCAGCGGCAGCCACCGCTTCCACAGCGGCCTGGTCTGCAACGGCCGCCTGGAGACCGACGGCGGCGAGCTGGTCCGCGGCATGCACCTCAACACCCTGCCGCTCGGCGTCGAGCTGACCGGCGCCACCTGGTCCGAACTGGCCGGGCAGGTCTTCACCGCCGAGGTGGAGGCATGGCCGCACCGCCGGTTCCCGCTGCCGGAGATGCAGCGCGCCTGGGGCGAGGGCACCCCGCTCGTCGACGTCGCCTTCACCTACCTGGACTTCCACGTCCTGGACAGCCGGCAGATCGACTCCGGCAAGGTGGTCGACGTCAGTCCCAACGAGTTCGCGCTGGACGTGTGGACCTTCCCCGGCGTGGTCTTCATCTCCGGCCGGCCCGAACGGATCAGCCGCGCGGGCGGGCGCCGGCTGGCCGCGCTGTACCGGCGGATCCTGGAGGCGATGGCCGCCGACCCGCTGGGCGACGCCCGGGGCAGCGTCCTGGGCGCCGAGGAGCACGCCCGGCTGGCCGAGTTCGCGACCGGCCCCGCCGCGGCATACCCGGACGCCTGCCTGCACCAGCTGTTCGAGGCGCAGGCCGAGCGGACCCCGCGGGCCACGGCGCTGCGCTGCGCCGACGGCAGCACCGTGGACTACGCCGCGCTCAACGCCCGCGCCAACCGGCTGGCCAGGCGCCTGGGCGAGCTGGGGGTCGGCCAGGAGTCCCGGGTCGGCGTGCTGCTGCGCCGCGGCCCGGAGCTGGTGGTCGCGCTGCTGGCGGTCCTCAAGGCGGGCGCCGGCTACCTGCCGCTCGACCCGGGCCACCCGGCGGCCCGGCTGACCGGACTCGTCGCCGAGACCGGCGCCCGTGTGGTGGTCACCGAGACCGCCCTGGCCGGCCTGCTCACCGCGAGTTCCGCCGAGCCGCTGCTGGTCGACAGGGACCCCGGCATCGCCGCCCAGGACCCGGACAACCCCGGCCTCCCGGTGACGCCCGAGTCACTGGCGTACGTGATCTACACCTCGGGCTCGACCGGAACCCCGAAGGGCGTGATGATCGAGCACCGCAACCTGGTCAACTACGTGTGCTGGTGCCTGGACGGTTACCGGCCCCTGGGCGGCACCGGCGCTCCGCTGTACTCCTCGATGGCCTTCGATCTCCCGGTCACCTCGCTCTTCCCCGCGCTGCTCTCCGGCCAGCCGGTCACCCTGACCGAGGACGACGGCACGCCGGGGATCGACGCCCTGGTGGCGGAGCTGGAGCGCGGACGGTTCGGGTTGCTGAAGCTGACACCCTCCCACCTCGCGCTGCTGAACCAGACGCTGTCGCCGCGGGCGCTGCGCCGCGCGGCCGGACGCCTGATCGCCGGCGGCGAGGAACTCACCCGGGAGATGGTCTCGCGCTGGGCCGAGCACGCGCCGGACACCGTGGTGGACAACGAGTACGGCCCGACCGAGACCACCGTCGGCTGCTCCCGCCTCGAAGGCACCCCGGGCGAGCTGCCGGCCGGGGTGCTGCCGATCGGCCGTCCGTTCGCCAACACCACGATGCGGGTGCTGGACCGCGACCTGGGACTGGTGCCGGTCGGAGTGGTCGGCGAACTGTACATCGGCGGGGCCCAGGTGGCCCGCGGATACGCCGAGCGGCCGGGGCTGACCGCCGAACGCTTCGTGCCGGACCCGTACGCCGCGCGCCCCGGCGAGCGGCTCTACCGCTCCGGCGACCTGGCCCGCTACCGGGAGGACGGAGTGCTGGAGTTCGCCGGCCGGGCGGACCACCAGCTGAAGATCCGCGGCTACCGGATCGAGCCGGGCGAGGTGGAGGCCGCGCTGCGCCGCGAGGCCCGGGTGCGCGAGGTCGCGGTGCACGTGATCAGCACGCCGGCGGGGGAGAGGGAACTGGCCGCGTACCTGGTGCCGGCGGGCGGCGGCACGCTCGATCCGGTGGCGCTGCGCGACCGGCTGGCCCAGGTGCTGCCGGCCCACCTGGTGCCGTCCAGGTACCTGGTGCTCGACGAGCTGCCGATGACCGCGAGCGGCAAGATCGACCTGGCAAGGCTGCCGAAGGACACCCAGCCGGTCTCCGGCCGCCCCTACCGCGCCCCGCGCACGGCCGTGGAGAACATCCTGGCCCGGGCCTGGGCCGCGGTGCTCAAGCGCGAGCAGGTGGGAATCGACGACAGCTTCACCGAGCTGGGCGGTCACTCGCTGACCGTGATGCAGGTGATCACCAAGCTGCGGGCCGAGTACGGCTACAAACTCTCCTTCCAGGACTTCTACCGGCACCGGACGGTGGCCGAGCTGGCCGCCGTGGTGACCGGCGACAAGACCGCGGAGGACACCGGCGACCCGGACGGCCCGGGCGGCGCGCAGGCCAGGGCGGCGGATTCGATCGTGTGGCTGCGCCGCACTGGCAGCAGGCCGCCGCTGTTCTGCGTGCACCCCGGCAGCGCCCACTGGTTCGCCGAGCTGGCCGACCACCTGGACCCGGACCAGCCGGTGGCCGCCTTCGAGTGGCCGGGCCTGAGTCGTCCCTGCCCGGCGCCGAAAAGCGTCGAACAGGTCGCCGAACTGAACCTGGCCGAGTTGCGGCGGATTGCTCCCAGCGGCCCGTACCACCTGCTCGGCTGGTGCGGCGGCAGTCAGATCACCACCGAGATGGCGCGCCGCCTGCACGCGGCGGGCGAGGAGGTCACCTTCCTGCTCCTCGACCCCGCACTGGACACCTACGAGCGGGAGAACATGCACGAGTTCGTCCGGCGGTTCGAGCGGGCCGAGGCGGCGTTCGCGCAACTCACCGACGCCGCACGCTCCGGAGCCGGCCCGGAGCGGGTGGCCGAGCTGCGGCAGCGGGCCGGTGACCTGCTCAACGGAATCCTGGACGACGGAGAGGTGGCCCCGCCGGAGCCGGGCGACGACTTCTGGCCGGGCCGGGTCCGGGTCTGGCGGGAGCTGCTGCAGACCCGGCTGGCCTACCGCCACACCCCGTACGAGGGCCGGCTGCACCTGCTCGCGGGTGACGACGTCGCGGCGGGCGAGCACGAGGTCGCGGAAGGCGTCAGCTTCGCGGACTTCACCGCGCGCTGGCGGGAGCTGGCCTCCGGCGGGCTGACGGTCCACCGGGTGGGCGGCGACCACCTGGGCGTCCTGAAGGCCCCTCATGTCGCCGAGGTCGCGGCGGTGCTGAGCGGCCTGCTGGCCGGCGAGCAGCGGTAG
- a CDS encoding TauD/TfdA family dioxygenase: MPPVLTADSYDSAVTLDPGVSMAVESLAAGLLSFADGRIDDPAWIRQAGRQRHELPASLRRSLADFGRDPGPAGALVIRGLPVDEELIGPTPVASGSVRRRATMPAAVLMLLTHALGEPISFRPEKSGAMVHDVVPVPGNERFQGNEGSVLLTFHTENAFHPHRPDFVLLLCVRADHDRVAGLRTASIRQVYHLLGAGHREALFEPEFSTAPPPSFALPATHSRPHPVLSGAREDPDLLVDFAATEPLTERAAQAMLELQRLFAAHALTHHLLPGDLAIVDNRVTAHGRTGFAPRYDGRDRWLHRTFATRDLRRSRVHRAGDGHVLTG, encoded by the coding sequence ATGCCCCCCGTTCTCACAGCGGACTCGTACGACAGCGCGGTGACCCTGGACCCCGGCGTGTCCATGGCCGTCGAGAGCCTGGCCGCCGGCCTCCTGTCCTTCGCGGACGGACGGATCGACGATCCCGCCTGGATCCGCCAGGCCGGCCGGCAACGCCACGAGCTGCCCGCCTCCTTGCGCAGGTCCCTGGCCGACTTCGGCCGCGACCCGGGGCCGGCCGGCGCGCTGGTGATCCGCGGCCTGCCGGTCGACGAGGAGCTGATCGGGCCGACCCCGGTGGCCAGCGGCTCCGTCCGGCGCCGGGCCACCATGCCCGCGGCCGTCCTGATGCTCCTCACCCACGCCCTCGGTGAGCCGATCTCCTTCCGGCCCGAGAAGTCCGGCGCCATGGTCCACGACGTCGTCCCGGTGCCGGGCAACGAGCGGTTCCAGGGCAACGAGGGCTCGGTCCTGCTGACCTTCCACACCGAGAACGCCTTCCACCCGCACCGCCCCGACTTCGTCCTGCTGCTGTGCGTGCGGGCGGACCACGACCGGGTGGCCGGGCTGCGCACGGCCTCCATCCGGCAGGTGTACCACCTGCTCGGCGCCGGCCACCGCGAAGCGCTCTTCGAGCCCGAGTTCAGCACCGCGCCGCCGCCCTCCTTCGCACTGCCCGCGACGCACTCCCGGCCGCACCCGGTGCTCAGCGGCGCTCGCGAGGACCCGGACCTGCTGGTCGACTTCGCCGCCACCGAGCCGCTCACCGAGCGGGCGGCGCAGGCCATGCTCGAACTTCAAAGACTCTTCGCGGCGCACGCGCTCACCCACCACCTGCTGCCCGGTGACCTGGCGATCGTCGACAACCGGGTGACGGCGCACGGCCGTACCGGTTTCGCGCCGCGCTACGACGGACGCGACCGCTGGCTGCACCGCACCTTCGCGACCCGGGACCTGCGCCGCTCGCGCGTGCACCGGGCCGGCGACGGCCACGTCCTGACCGGCTGA
- a CDS encoding MFS transporter: protein MTHTVREEVPRNVKPLLRNRDFVLLWQAAAVSGLGSNASSVAYPLLILALTGSPADAGLTGFIALLPQLLFQLPAGALVDRWNRRRTMIICDVLRALAIGSVAAALLLHRLSLPHVLAVGFAEGTLTVCFRIAASAAVPNVVHPSQLAAALSRNEARARGAAMLGQPLGGVLFGLGRAVPFLFDAASYLWSLVCLLLIRREFQAERRPRTAPLHRELTEGVRWLWRQPFLRTTTFLIAGSNLLFQALFLTVIVMARGRHGSSAAIGVMFGVAAMGGVLGSLLAPAVERRLSMRTVVIGANWLWALLTPVLLVVRDPYLIGVVYALMCFVGPVWNVVVSAYQLAVTPDAIQGRVLGAVGLVAFGAIPLGSLVGGQLLAGPGAHATVWALAAWMVLLAVTATLSPSVRSAPTLAGAATAAGEPEPTPAA from the coding sequence ATGACCCACACCGTGCGCGAGGAAGTCCCCCGGAACGTCAAGCCGTTGCTGCGCAACCGGGACTTCGTCCTGCTGTGGCAGGCCGCGGCGGTGTCCGGGCTGGGCTCCAACGCCTCCAGCGTGGCCTATCCGCTGCTGATCCTCGCGCTGACCGGCTCCCCGGCCGACGCCGGACTCACCGGCTTCATCGCCCTGCTGCCCCAACTGCTGTTCCAGCTCCCGGCCGGAGCGCTGGTCGACCGCTGGAACCGGCGGCGGACGATGATCATCTGCGATGTGCTGCGCGCCCTGGCCATCGGCAGCGTGGCGGCGGCCCTGCTGCTGCACCGGCTCTCGCTGCCGCACGTGCTCGCGGTCGGGTTCGCCGAGGGCACGCTGACGGTGTGCTTCCGGATCGCCGCCTCGGCGGCCGTCCCCAACGTGGTGCACCCTTCCCAGCTCGCCGCCGCGCTCTCCCGCAACGAGGCGCGGGCGCGCGGCGCCGCGATGCTCGGCCAGCCGCTCGGCGGCGTGCTCTTCGGCCTCGGCCGGGCGGTGCCGTTCCTCTTCGATGCCGCCAGCTACCTGTGGTCGCTGGTCTGCCTGCTGCTGATCCGCCGCGAGTTCCAGGCCGAGCGGCGCCCGCGCACCGCCCCGCTGCACCGCGAACTCACCGAAGGCGTGCGCTGGTTGTGGCGACAGCCGTTCCTGCGTACCACCACCTTCCTGATCGCCGGGAGCAACCTGCTGTTCCAGGCGCTCTTCCTGACGGTCATCGTGATGGCCCGCGGACGGCACGGCTCGTCCGCCGCGATAGGCGTGATGTTCGGGGTCGCGGCGATGGGCGGGGTGCTCGGCTCGCTGCTCGCGCCGGCGGTGGAGCGCCGGTTGTCGATGCGGACCGTGGTGATCGGCGCCAACTGGCTCTGGGCCCTGCTCACTCCGGTGCTGCTGGTGGTCCGCGACCCGTACCTGATCGGCGTGGTGTACGCGTTGATGTGTTTCGTCGGCCCGGTGTGGAACGTGGTCGTCTCGGCCTACCAGCTGGCCGTCACGCCCGACGCCATCCAGGGCCGGGTGCTCGGCGCGGTCGGTCTGGTCGCCTTCGGCGCCATCCCGCTCGGCTCCCTGGTCGGCGGCCAGCTGCTTGCCGGACCGGGCGCGCACGCCACCGTCTGGGCGCTCGCCGCATGGATGGTCCTGCTGGCCGTGACCGCCACGCTCAGCCCTTCGGTGCGCTCCGCCCCCACGCTGGCCGGCGCCGCGACGGCCGCCGGCGAGCCGGAGCCGACGCCGGCCGCCTGA